The following are encoded together in the Lathyrus oleraceus cultivar Zhongwan6 chromosome 3, CAAS_Psat_ZW6_1.0, whole genome shotgun sequence genome:
- the LOC127128009 gene encoding uncharacterized protein LOC127128009, with protein MEMARLCGHKPLRFDALSRNRHNHNSRGLVLSMAIKRSPKRLKYTDTTRFNKEGGLVYIEADPSGSDSWKLEPVVNLLKQGAVGVIPTDTLYAIACDLTNNSAIERLRRIKNIDASKPLSILCHSFRDIDKYTAGFPCGDGQGHANLFKAVKLCLPGPYTFILMASKALPKQCIRFGTTSAKYASRKNVGVRMPDDAICQAILKEMTAPLICTSIKFLNEDEWMIDPVMIADTYGPEGLDFVVDGGVRLAQSSTVVDMTKLPPRVLREGKGTISNWMVLEEDQETDVEEDLIPAAI; from the exons ATGGAAATGGCTCGTCTTTGTGGCCATAAACCACTGCGTTTCGACGCTCTCTCACGAAACCGCCACAACCACAATTCCCGAGGACTAGTACTATCCATGGCTATCAAACGAAGCCCCAAACGTCTCAAATACACAGATACAACTCGCTTCAACAAG GAAGGAGGTTTGGTTTACATTGAAGCTGATCCATCTGGCTCTGATTCATGGAAATTGGAACCTGTTGTTAATCTCTTGAAACAAGGTGCTGTTGGTGTCATCCCTACTGATACACT ATATGCAATAGCATGTGACCTAACAAACAACTCAGCCATTGAACGACTACGAAG AATCAAGAATATAGACGCTTCAAAG CCGCTTAGCATCTTATGCCACTCATTTCGCGACATAGATAAGTACACAGCTGGGTTTCCGTGCGGTGATGGTCAGGGCCATGCAAATTTATTCAAAGCTGTTAAGCTTTGCTTACCTGGTCCC TACACTTTCATCTTAATGGCTAGCAAAGCGTTACCAAAACAGTGCATAAGATTTGGAACTACTTCTGCCAAATATGCATCAAGAAAAAATGTCGGTGTCCGTATGCCTGACGATGCAATTTGCCAAGCAATACTAAAGGAGATGACTGCACCATTAATATGCACAAG CATCAAGTTCCTCAATGAAGACGAATGGATGATTGATCCAGTTATGATAGCTGATACATATGGACCAGAG GGCcttgattttgttgttgatggTGGTGTAAGATTGGCACAGTCGTCCACTGTGGTCGACATGACCAAATTGCCTCCCAGAGTTCTCCGGGAAGGAAAG GGTACAATTTCAAACTGGATGGTATTGGAAGAAGATCAGGAAACTGATGTTGAAGAGGATCTCATCCCTGCTGCCATATGA